The proteins below come from a single Stigmatopora argus isolate UIUO_Sarg chromosome 11, RoL_Sarg_1.0, whole genome shotgun sequence genomic window:
- the golga4 gene encoding golgin subfamily A member 4 isoform X1: MFKKLKQKINEEQSPQRNALTPQQAQMGSGERRSSQTHLFYDGAPSPSDRESPFDDTDKTEVLAGMIAEPAFLSEYTIFALDHSKQPKTAPVASVSSSKGPTRSPGGSINGDESVSSQREEPQSFAQKLQWKVPSMESIIRGGASRAEQLFRSPSKDSLARSSSRESLTHLGENEAAGVPTYDPPSDIESEAEEASSNADSLSKEQLVHRLFRVESSLAKYRGKYSEIVTAYRTVQRDKEKTQAILSQCQDKSLRRIGELREELQMDHQAKKHLQDEFDATLEEKDQMITVLQTQVGLLKKRVKGIADGALVVEGDQPVSDATESESTSSSNDQEVESQLNEEEGVSDPAKLLEALQKRVNRQENLLQKCKDIIHFHKDRSTHIATENETLQEQLQERLQELERMKELHMTEKTKLINQLRDVKNQNEQLEQDKGMVIAETKRQMHETLEMKEEEIAQLRSRLQLSNAQNEELLDQKEKAEKSAFEELEKAMGLAHRADEVRKQLEVQMEEKMNEAERVNEEERKSLQQELTRVKQEVVTIMKKSSDERVVSLQKSHSKALTAKEEEIIGRINKAVEQCREEFAQQTKEKEQQAFLALEDAELQKTALVADGENRVKDMQQELEVAKTRIMELESSLEKISQDGSLQSNEQSNLLGQLKDDHAGKMSKLEEDHQAQLEKQKDGLTQQHNAALEELKEKQRVDMETLLKEKDLHREEMDQKLNAQQGEHEALSLELSQVVTSKQLLEEKLVEVQDAHCLALQAQVAKHSAELENIKQEHEQSLGGVEKLLKEELNALKIILKEKEKAIKVLAEGEKTLRDQVHSNIEELGIKAKQLEDLQESLSNLQMENSNLKEATKESEKISSDLVQSKNDLIDLHHQLEVANNDCQHKEKVRQDLEQQLQQIKTELSEREKSLGEDLNTMKEEKTHLQKQLEDEKASQEKKLNNTVTEMEAKLKTQETKMEKIKKKAKEMQDNLKKKFQQKEESMKMALAKKDAELQEKEQEVQGKILEMAQRNSQGLSDTMSELQANHLGEMEKLRDNHKHELLELERYLQEKLAQQEEELTEKHSHILQEKIQELQESSRNLNRSKEDYEKVLTAMKDLREEFSIQETTGQKLKEELGEAAFKLAGLSSSDALLREQLESVEKNLTQATNEQDSLQEKLNRTEEGNREKLKTLSDNLENMENQLRAMESSRLKDSEDLEKKSEEVAIQREELEAQFQQKIILFSNRMEQYCRDVQCKMVDRISEVGEKVELRVSDLNHRLLCSQKNILHLKNVVSSKVDRVCTLEENLRQKSEENSNLCISLEQVTAQVNAHMEQIEALTLQNEKNSEKDRKIQESVELNRVMSITLKETEFQVSDLESIISDLKRQLDVKEKAILELKQLHKEETQRTLDQTEETFQRLKEERESTSEQANALRASLSENDNTVASLKGRLEELERAVSEKNEALQRLTANFDNQSISKSEMDQVLSEKEQKVSRLTAELENSHLRLCELQEHLTLKVKECEQLACNLEQQESIRERERKELVEKMQQNGHLAQEMVDKLHHLEEDNHKCKSQLQSQEAEFERLKEEMTKSKEECVKKTEERLTAESTRKMSDLKKKAEQKISQIKKHLTTQLEEKDGLIKTLEVSHEQLKKNETSNKECIDTLEEKNRSLEEVLVELKQEQEQQLERIKTDEKGVTEKSLEEQRCMYEEKLSALQQDSLQQKDLQQRETLGIEEKLKEAEKQNQELLQEVSTLKEEICQKTAQCDQHQAALMQAQMVSESDKKIESNTLQQTKSMLENEMKNHSADPDDDSFDSLKSKLNQMRNDKEKIQKDFSRLQKDIRLMRKEHDQELEFAKKQLFEESELKYKMELEDIQWKHKSEIKQLVMEFNTQIAVKEKEIDTAVKETIGKAQLVEAELLSSHREETSHLKKAIGEREDELNKTVEKYEQVIQSREEEMGVRVWQVQKQLEELQASSHKTSEQMSPEGLLAQLAEKTTMLSEARLKEQGFVEKIHSLEDKIKCFHRNTVVTHLGSTYKDAALHKPEPLSEATELEYLKKVLFEYMMGRETKTMAKVITSMLKFPPDQAQKVLDKEEAKAMPWLSV; the protein is encoded by the exons ATGTTCAAAAAACTCAAGCAGAAGATCAACGAGGAGCAGTCACCGCAGAGGAATGCGCTCACTCCCCAACAGGCCCAG ATGGGCTCTGGAGAACGCAGGAGCAGCCAAACTCACCTATTTTACGACGGTGCTCCGTCTCCCAGTGACAGAGAG TCTCCGTTTGATGATACGGACAAAACTGAG GTGCTGGCCGGGATGATAGCAGAACCCGCTTTTCTCTCTGAGTATACTATCTTTGCTCTGGACCATTCAAAACAACCCAAAACGGCCCCGGTAGCCAGTGTG AGTTCCTCTAAAGGGCCAACCAGGTCTCCCGGAGGAAGTATCAACGGGGATGAAAGTGTCTCTTCCCAG AGAGAAGAGCCACAGTCCTTTGCACAAAAGCTACAATGGAAAGTTCCCTCAATGGAGTCCATCATTCGGGGGGGTGCCAGTCGGGCTGAGCAGCTCTTCCGCTCGCCCTCGAAAGACAGCTTGGCTCGAAGCTCATCGCGCGAGTCTTTAACACATTTGGGAGAAAACGAAGCTGCCGGAGTCCCGACATACGACCCGCCTTCAGACATCGAGAGTGAGGCTGAGGAGGCATCAAGCAATGCCGACTCTCTCTCCAAAGAGCAGCTGGTGCATCGTTTGTTTAGAGTGGAGTCAAGCCTGGCCAAGTATCGCGGGAAGTACTCGGAG ATTGTTACTGCATATCGTACGGTGCAACGagataaagaaaaaacacaG GCCATCCTCAGCCAGTGTCAAGATAAATCCCTCCGAAGAATAGGAGAACTACGAGAG GAGTTACAAATGGACCATCAGGCAAAAAAGCACCTTCAGGATGAGTTTGATGCCACACTAGAGGAGAAAGACCAAATGATTACTGTCCTGCAAACTCAG GTTGGTTTGCTGAAGAAACGAGTCAAAGGAATCGCTGACGGTGCGTTAGTCGTTGAAGGTGATCAGCCGGTTTCTGATGCTACGGAATCTGAATCCACCAGCTCTTCAAATGACCAAGAAGTCGAGTCTCAATTGAATGAAG AAGAGGGCGTCAGTGATCCAGCTAAACTTTTGGAAGCACTGCAGAAGCGAGTAAACAGACAAGAAAACCTGTTGCAAAAATGCAAAGATATAATTCATTTTCACAAGGATCGCAGCACCCACATTGCTACTGAGAATGAAACTCTGCAAGAGCAGCTGCAGGAAAGACTGCAAGAACTCGAAAGGATGAAG GAACTACACATGACGGAGAAGACGAAACTGATCAATCAGTTGCGTGATGTCAAAAACCAAAATGAACAGCTGGAACAGGATAAG GGCATGGTGATTGCCGAGACAAAACGTCAAATGCACGAGACTCTGGAAATGAAAGAAGAGGAGATTGCCCAGCTTCGCTCCAGGCTCCAGTTGTCTAATGCCCAGAATGAAGAGTTGCTGGACCAGAAAGAAAAGGCTGAGAAATCAG CATTTGAAGAACTTGAAAAGGCGATGGGTTTAGCTCATAGGGCTGACGAAGTACGGAAGCAGCTGGAGGTTCAGATggaggaaaaaatgaatgaagcgGAAAGGGTCAATGAAGAAGAGAGGAAGAGTTTGCAGCAGGAGCTCACGCGAGTCAAACAGGAGGTTGTCACAATCATGAAG AAATCATCAGATGAAAGGGTAGTCAGCTTGCAAAAATCCCACAGTAAAGCTCTGACTGCAAAAGAAGAAGAGATCATTGGGAGAATCAACAAAGCTGTG GAGCAGTGTAGAGAAGAGTTTGCTCAGCAAACCAAGGAAAAGGAGCAACAGGCCTTTTTGGCTTTGGAGGACGCAGAATTACAGAAGACTGCTCTTGTTGCAGACGGCGAGAATAGAGTTAAAGATATGCAGCAAGAGCTGGAAGTAGCAAAAACT AGAATAATGGAACTGGAGAGCTCCCTTGAGAAAATTTCCCAAGATGGATCGTTGCAGTCCAATGAGCAATCCAATCTGTTGGGCCAGCTGAAGGATGACCATGCTGGGAAAATGTCCAAATTAGAGGAAGATCACCAGGCACAACTGGAAAAGCAAAAGGATGGCTTAACTCAGCAGCACAATGCTGCTCTGGAAGAGCTGAAGGAAAAACAGAGGGTTGATATGGAGACACTACTTAAAGAGAAAGACTTGCACAGAGAAGAAATGGACCAGAAATTGAATGCGCAGCAGGGAGAGCATGAAGCACTTTCACTTGAACTTTCTCAAGTTGTGACGAGTAAACAACTTTTGGAAGAGAAGTTGGTTGAAGTACAAGATGCACATTGTTTGGCTCTGCAGGCTCAGGTGGCAAAGCACAGTGCAGAATTGGAAAATATCAAGCAAGAGCATGAACAGTCGCTTGGAGGGGTAGAGAAATTGCTGAAGGAGGAACTAAATgctttgaaaattattttaaaggaAAAGGAGAAAGCAATTAAAGTGCTCGCTGAAGGAGAGAAAACACTAAGAGATCAGGTCCATTCCAATATAGAAGAACTAGGCATCAAAGCAAAACAACTGGAGGATTTGCAGGAATCATTATCTAATCTTCAAATGGAAAATTCTAACTTAAAAGAGGCTACCAAAGAATCAGAGAAAATCTCAAGCGATCTTGTTCAGTCCAAGAACGACTTGATAGATTTGCACCATCAGCTTGAAGTCGCAAACAATGACTGTCAACACAAAGAAAAAGTACGCCAAGATTTAGAGCAGCAGTTACAGCAGATCAAAACAGAGCTCTCCGAGCGAGAAAAGTCCCTCGGTGAAGATCTAAACACAATGAAGGAAGAGAAAACACACCTTCAGAAGCAGCTGGAAGATGAAAAAGCCTCTCAAGAGAAAAAGCTAAACAACACAGTTACagaaatggaagcaaaactaaaaacacaagaaacaaaaatggaaaagatCAAAAAGAAGGCCAAAGAAATGCAAgataatttaaagaaaaagttCCAGCAGAAAGAAGAATCTATGAAAATGGCACTTGCAAAGAAAGATGCAGAGCTTCAAGAAAAAGAGCAGGAAGTTCAAGGGAAAATTTTAGAAATGGCACAAAGAAATTCCCAAGGCTTGAGCGACACAATGTCGGAACTGCAAGCTAACCATTTGGGGGAGATGGAGAAACTACGAGATAATCATAAACATGAACTCTTGGAGCTCGAACGCTATTTGCAAGAGAAGTTAGCACAGCAGGAAGAGGAATTAACGGAAAAGCACTCGCACATACTTCAGGAAAAGATACAGGAATTGCAAGAATCTTCTCGAAATCTTAACAGGAGCAAAGAAGATTATGAGAAAGTGCTTACTGCCATGAAGGACCTAAGGGAGGAATTTTCAATTCAAGAAACTACTGGGCAAAAGCTAAAAGAAGAGCTTGGCGAAGCAGCGTTCAAGCTTGCAGGTTTGTCATCAAGCGACGCTTTGCTGAGAGAGCAATTGGAATCGGTCGAGAAGAACCTCACCCAGGCTACGAATGAGCAAGACTCCTTACAGGAAAAGCTCAATAGGACAGAGGAAGGGAACCGAGAGAAATTAAAAACGCTGTCAGACAATTTAGAGAACATGGAAAACCAGCTTCGAGCTATGGAAAGTTCCAGACTGAAGGATAGTGAGGACTTGGAGAAGAAATCTGAGGAAGTCGCCATTCAGCGAGAGGAATTGGAAGCACAATTCCAacagaaaatcattttgtttagCAATCGAATGGAGCAATACTGTAGGGATGTCCAATGCAAAATGGTGGATAGGATCTCTGAAGTTGGTGAGAAAGTTGAGTTAAGAGTTTCGGATTTAAACCATAGACTTTTGTGTAGCCAGAAGAATATTTTGCACCTTAAAAATGTAGTTTCTAGCAAAGTGGATAGAGTTTGCACTTTAGAAGAAAATCTCCGTCAGAAGAGTGAGGAGAATAGCAATCTATGCATTTCATTAGAACAGGTGACTGCTCAGGTAAATGCTCACATGGAGCAAATTGAAGCCTTAACACTTCAGAATGAGAAGAATTCTGAAAAGGATCGGAAGATTCAAGAGTCCGTCGAATTAAACAGAGTCATGTCAATTACTTTGAAAGAAACAGAGTTTCAAGTGAGTGACTTGGAAAGCATCATCAGCGATTTGAAACGTCAGCTCGACGTTAAGGAGAAAGCCATACTCGAGCTGAAGCAGCTGCACAAAGAGGAGACGCAAAGGACTTTAGATCAGACGGAAGAGACCTTTCAGAGGTTGAAGGAGGAGCGCGAGTCCACTTCCGAGCAGGCCAATGCACTTCGAGCCAGCTTGTCTGAGAATGACAACACGGTAGCCTCTCTGAAGGGCAGACTCGAAGAACTGGAACGCGCCGTGTCCGAGAAGAACGAAGCTCTGCAAAGGCTGACGGCGAATTTTGACAATCAGTCCATTAGCAAGTCCGAGATGGACCAAGTGTTGAGCGAGAAGGAGCAGAAAGTAAGCAGGCTGACTGCAGAGCTGGAGAACTCCCACCTTCGGCTCTGCGAACTCCAGGAGCACTTGACCTTAAAGGTAAAAGAGTGCGAACAACTTGCATGTAATCTGGAGCAGCAGGAAAGCAtcagggagagggagaggaaagAATTGGTTGAAAAGATGCAACAGAATGGCCACTTGGCACAAGAGATGGTGGACAAACTGCACCATCTTGAAGAGGACAACCACAAGTGCAAAAGCCAACTTCAATCTCAGGAAGCCGAATTTGAAAGGCTGAAAGAAGAGATGACAAAGAGTAAAGAGGAGTGTGTGAAGAAAACGGAGGAGAGGCTGACGGCGGAGAGTACTCGGAAAATGTCTGACCTTAAGAAGAAAGCTGAGCAGAAAATCAGTCAAATTAAGAAGCATCTTACGACTCAGCTTGAAGAAAAGGATGGCCTTATCAAAACGCTCGAGGTTAGCCACGAACAGCTCAAGAAAAATGAAACTTCCAATAAAGAATGCATCGACACGTTAGAGGAGAAAAACAGATCTCTCGAGGAGGTCCTGGTCGAGCTCAAACAAGAGCAGGAGCAGCAATTGGAACGGATCAAAACTGATGAGAAGGGGGTGACGGAGAAGTCTTTAGAGGAACAGAGGTGCATGTATGAAGAGAAGCTGTCTGCACTTCAGCAAGATTCATTGCAGCAAAAGGATCTACAACAACGAGAAACTCTCGGAATTGAAGAGAAGCTCAAAGAAGCAGAAAAGCAAAACCAAGAACTTCTTCAAGAAGTCAGTACTTTGAAAGAAGAAATTTGCCAGAAAACTGCTCAGTGCGATCAACATCAAGCTGCCTTGATGCAGGCCCAAATGGTTTCTGAATCTGACAAGAAGATAGAGTCTAATACTCTTCAACAAACTAAGAGCATgttggaaaatgagatgaaaaaccACTCAGCGGATCCGGATGATGATTCTTTTGATTCTCTTAAGAGCAAACTAAATCAGATGAGGAATGATAAGGAGAAAATCCAAAAAGATTTTAGTAGATTGCAGAAAGATATCAGATTAATGAGGAAAGAGCACGATCAGGAACTTGAATTTGCAAAGAAACAGTTGTTTGAAGAGAGTGAATTGAAGTACAA AATGGAATTGGAAGACATCCAATGGAAGCACAAGTCAGAAATCAAGCAATTAGTGATGGAGTTTAACACGCAAATAGCTGTAAAAGAGAAGGAGATAGACACAGCAGTCAAAGAAACCATTG GTAAGGCCCAGCTTGTGGAGGCAGAACTGCTCAGTAGCCATCGAGAGGAAACCAGCCATCTGAAGAAGGCGATTGGCGAGAGGGAGGATGAATTGAACAAAACTGTTGAGAAATATGAGCAGGTCATACAG